From a single Pseudobutyrivibrio xylanivorans genomic region:
- a CDS encoding ABC transporter ATP-binding protein: protein MFEIKGIEKSYGKHQVLQGVSFTVEPGEIIGILGANGSGKSTLLSILAGLQRPNGGFFCMGGKDLIGDSKLKNQQIAFVPQENPLIEELNAWDNLRMWYDKATLEKELKNGVLKLLGVDEFLKVPVRKMSGGMKKRLTIACAMKGSPKLMLLDEPTAALDLVCRNKIYDYFEQFRSEGGSIIVATHELQEIELCDRCFILKNGVLSPYEFDGDLPHLIGRL, encoded by the coding sequence ATGTTTGAAATTAAAGGGATTGAGAAAAGTTATGGAAAGCATCAGGTGCTGCAGGGCGTAAGCTTTACTGTGGAACCTGGTGAGATAATTGGAATATTAGGAGCGAACGGCAGTGGCAAGAGCACACTGCTTTCTATTCTTGCGGGATTACAGCGGCCAAATGGCGGCTTTTTTTGTATGGGTGGCAAAGATTTGATTGGTGATTCAAAGTTGAAAAACCAGCAAATAGCCTTTGTACCACAGGAGAATCCGCTGATAGAAGAGTTGAATGCCTGGGATAATCTTAGGATGTGGTACGACAAGGCGACACTTGAAAAGGAACTGAAAAATGGAGTGCTTAAGCTCCTTGGTGTGGATGAATTCCTGAAGGTGCCAGTGAGAAAGATGTCTGGTGGAATGAAAAAGCGCCTTACTATAGCCTGTGCCATGAAGGGCAGTCCAAAACTCATGCTACTGGATGAGCCTACAGCAGCCTTGGATTTGGTATGCAGAAATAAAATCTATGACTATTTTGAGCAGTTCAGAAGTGAAGGTGGATCTATTATTGTGGCGACCCATGAACTACAGGAAATTGAGCTGTGTGACCGCTGCTTTATTTTGAAAAATGGTGTACTTTCTCCATACGAGTTTGATGGTGATTTACCACATTTGATAGGAAGGCTGTAG
- a CDS encoding VanW family protein, producing the protein MEKMMKKISKLFLSFALVLLAFSVMPKLTAQAASNDELTACSKVFDGAYYAALYPDVAASVNGSQLGLLNHYVYFGIYEGRNASAAFNATDYMNKNPDLQALYGDNLLGYVFHYVNAGKAEGRDATPVAGSEIVIPSNYTLLGIYSTEYNAEQARATNIKIAADHVNGTVVESGKTFSASRSIGPRNTENGFVTAPVFINKEHAMGIGGGVCQVSSTIYAAMKTAGIAASERHPHSLPVNYLPAGWDATISGNALDLKFVNHYDSNIVIYETANNGILTAALYLEN; encoded by the coding sequence ATGGAAAAAATGATGAAGAAAATTAGCAAGCTATTTCTGTCCTTTGCGTTGGTACTATTGGCTTTTTCTGTGATGCCAAAGCTGACAGCCCAGGCGGCTTCAAATGATGAACTTACCGCCTGCTCAAAGGTTTTTGATGGTGCATATTATGCGGCTCTTTATCCGGATGTTGCAGCATCAGTAAATGGCAGCCAGCTTGGACTTTTAAATCACTATGTATATTTTGGCATTTACGAAGGACGCAACGCCAGTGCAGCCTTCAATGCCACTGATTATATGAACAAAAATCCTGATCTTCAGGCATTGTACGGTGATAATCTTTTGGGCTACGTATTTCATTATGTAAATGCAGGAAAGGCTGAGGGCAGAGATGCAACTCCTGTGGCAGGCTCTGAAATCGTCATTCCTTCTAATTATACTTTACTTGGAATTTATTCTACCGAGTATAATGCCGAGCAGGCTCGCGCAACTAATATCAAGATTGCAGCTGACCATGTGAACGGCACTGTTGTTGAATCTGGGAAAACATTTTCAGCCAGCAGATCAATTGGTCCACGTAACACTGAAAATGGATTTGTAACAGCTCCTGTTTTCATTAATAAGGAGCACGCTATGGGAATCGGTGGTGGTGTCTGCCAGGTTTCTTCGACAATATACGCAGCAATGAAGACTGCAGGTATTGCAGCAAGCGAGAGACATCCACATTCTCTTCCTGTAAACTATCTTCCAGCTGGCTGGGATGCCACTATTTCAGGCAATGCGTTGGATTTGAAATTCGTAAATCATTACGATTCAAATATTGTTATATATGAAACAGCAAATAATGGAATTTTAACCGCAGCGTTATATCTTGAGAATTAA
- a CDS encoding thymidine kinase, producing MAKLYFYYGAMGSSKTANALMTHFNYEEVGQNALLVKPAVDTRDGERVVHSRIGLENECIFLEELTEMAEEEIKKYDCIIVDEVQFATPEQVDYLSDIVDFMDVPVVAYGLRADFQNELFPGSKRLIAIADVIHEVKTVCWCGRKATCNCRYNENGVVRSGPQVMLGANDSYVALCRKHFKLGQLKDN from the coding sequence ATGGCAAAGCTATATTTTTACTACGGTGCAATGGGCTCATCCAAGACTGCGAATGCGCTTATGACACATTTCAATTACGAGGAGGTTGGGCAGAATGCACTTTTAGTGAAGCCAGCGGTGGATACCCGCGATGGCGAGCGCGTGGTTCATTCCAGAATCGGTCTGGAAAATGAATGCATCTTCCTCGAAGAACTGACAGAGATGGCAGAAGAGGAAATCAAGAAATACGATTGTATTATTGTTGATGAGGTTCAGTTTGCCACACCTGAGCAGGTGGATTATCTCTCAGATATCGTTGATTTTATGGATGTTCCAGTTGTAGCATACGGACTCAGGGCTGATTTTCAGAATGAACTGTTCCCAGGTTCAAAGCGCCTTATTGCAATTGCAGATGTGATTCATGAGGTAAAGACTGTGTGCTGGTGCGGACGCAAAGCAACCTGCAACTGTCGCTACAACGAAAATGGAGTAGTGCGCTCTGGCCCTCAGGTTATGCTTGGCGCCAACGACTCCTACGTGGCGTTGTGCCGTAAACACTTCAAGTTGGGACAGTTGAAGGATAATTAG
- a CDS encoding GGDEF domain-containing protein, which produces MEELLSKKSPDVAEYIRQINRARKVDNAKHLDLACDLFDMAQERGNEDLKDFASCTLGDACCQNNDFSQALYYLSAGIEGLAKTDEYMLICQSYNEMGIIYRSEGHSITSEECFLSSINIAREHRLYYQEALACSNFAALCEQMGAMAEGLEYHYRAVECCGLIDNSQLKNTFLVGEYALITTLFVMLDKIREAKGTLDDMERLVKLYPEFNESFEICIARWYYYNAVENNERSEECKRACIKAFYDCADLVRYFDEINAFSKLMLYDKEYRELEKVFEHIDNVFVYDDLTNLHLHIEEYKIGMYQDMGDEAKMLEASYNFYEYSRIKAADSKKSFMTTLRLRSELLQQKTKNLFLSAAAETDMLTGLANRTKLNNVIDELFIMANKECKSLGVEMLDVDYFKQVNDNYGHAKGDQLLKTIGKALKEFINDKIFIARYGGDEFVIYYYDMTDDQILEVVREIQNKMDIIGDELDLGVITVSQGIVNRIPEPCNRAWDYLNSADYALYYVKNNGKSNARLIHARKELEQEEWCKVF; this is translated from the coding sequence GTGGAAGAGTTATTAAGTAAGAAGTCTCCGGACGTCGCGGAGTACATTCGACAAATTAATAGAGCTCGAAAAGTCGACAATGCTAAGCATTTAGATCTTGCCTGTGATTTGTTCGATATGGCCCAGGAGCGCGGCAACGAAGACTTGAAGGATTTTGCCAGCTGCACATTGGGAGACGCATGCTGTCAAAATAACGATTTTTCTCAAGCCCTTTACTATTTGTCTGCGGGAATAGAAGGCTTGGCGAAGACAGACGAATATATGCTCATTTGTCAGAGCTATAACGAAATGGGCATCATTTATAGAAGCGAAGGACATTCCATTACCAGTGAGGAGTGCTTCCTTAGTAGCATTAATATTGCCCGAGAGCATCGTCTGTATTATCAGGAGGCTCTTGCATGCTCGAATTTTGCGGCACTTTGTGAGCAGATGGGCGCAATGGCAGAGGGCTTGGAGTATCATTACCGCGCGGTTGAGTGCTGCGGTCTTATTGATAATTCCCAGCTGAAGAATACATTCCTGGTTGGCGAGTATGCGCTTATTACCACTCTCTTTGTTATGCTTGATAAAATCAGGGAGGCCAAGGGCACTCTTGACGATATGGAGCGCCTTGTGAAGCTCTATCCAGAGTTCAATGAGTCCTTTGAAATTTGCATAGCCCGTTGGTACTATTACAACGCTGTTGAAAATAATGAACGTTCCGAGGAGTGTAAGCGTGCCTGCATCAAGGCGTTCTATGACTGCGCAGATTTGGTACGCTATTTTGATGAGATTAACGCTTTCTCAAAGCTGATGCTTTATGATAAGGAATATCGCGAGCTCGAGAAAGTATTCGAACATATTGATAATGTATTTGTTTACGATGATTTGACAAATCTTCATCTTCATATAGAAGAGTACAAAATTGGTATGTATCAGGACATGGGTGATGAGGCGAAGATGCTTGAGGCCTCTTATAACTTCTATGAGTACAGCCGAATCAAGGCTGCCGACTCGAAGAAGTCATTCATGACAACCCTTAGACTTCGCTCCGAATTGCTTCAGCAGAAGACGAAAAATCTTTTCCTTTCTGCTGCTGCGGAGACTGACATGCTGACAGGTCTCGCCAACAGAACAAAGCTCAATAATGTTATTGATGAGCTGTTCATTATGGCTAATAAAGAGTGCAAAAGTCTTGGCGTTGAGATGCTTGATGTGGATTACTTCAAGCAGGTTAATGATAACTATGGTCATGCCAAGGGAGACCAGCTTCTAAAGACAATTGGTAAGGCTCTTAAGGAGTTTATAAATGACAAGATTTTCATCGCCCGTTACGGCGGAGATGAGTTCGTAATCTACTATTATGATATGACAGATGATCAGATTCTTGAGGTTGTTCGTGAAATTCAAAACAAGATGGATATCATCGGCGATGAGTTAGACCTTGGCGTAATCACTGTGTCTCAGGGTATTGTTAATCGTATACCAGAGCCTTGCAATAGAGCTTGGGATTATCTTAATTCTGCTGACTATGCCCTTTACTATGTTAAGAACAATGGTAAGTCAAATGCCCGCCTGATTCATGCTCGAAAAGAGCTTGAACAGGAAGAATGGTGCAAAGTTTTTTGA
- a CDS encoding AraC family transcriptional regulator, whose amino-acid sequence MININEYQAIHEKTSHFDYNIAYNTYPCTIPLDFESVPLHWHEDVEFIYIKKGEGLIVVNNKEYAVTAGDIALIIPGNVHGIFQKDDSTMEYENILFDGKIFSSSMDDFYDTFLLPFFENAVRVPKIFKQGVPGYESLRKYLDSNDNISSHREGAWGLAIKGNLYLMLFDLVTLYEEKRDASSIRRIDKLKPVIKYVELHYSEPMTVADMADRAGFSESHFMRFFKETFGVSFITYLNDYRLSMAARLLLSTEENILEISQQVGFENLSHFNRQFKKKYSKTPKEYRINK is encoded by the coding sequence ATGATTAACATAAACGAATATCAAGCCATCCACGAAAAGACTAGTCACTTTGACTATAATATTGCCTACAACACTTACCCTTGCACGATTCCGCTGGACTTTGAAAGTGTGCCTTTACACTGGCACGAGGATGTGGAATTCATTTATATAAAGAAGGGAGAGGGACTGATAGTTGTCAACAACAAGGAGTATGCTGTGACAGCTGGAGACATTGCGCTCATTATCCCTGGAAATGTTCATGGAATCTTTCAGAAGGATGATTCCACAATGGAATATGAAAATATCCTATTTGATGGGAAAATCTTCTCTTCCTCGATGGATGATTTTTATGATACTTTTCTACTTCCGTTTTTTGAGAATGCGGTAAGGGTGCCAAAGATTTTTAAACAGGGCGTTCCTGGGTATGAGAGTTTACGCAAGTACTTAGATAGTAACGATAATATTTCAAGTCATCGTGAAGGTGCATGGGGACTTGCCATAAAGGGAAACCTTTATCTGATGCTTTTTGATCTGGTCACTTTATATGAAGAAAAAAGGGATGCCTCAAGCATCCGCAGAATTGACAAGCTAAAGCCCGTCATCAAATATGTAGAGCTACACTACAGCGAGCCAATGACTGTGGCAGACATGGCAGACCGCGCCGGATTTTCAGAATCACATTTCATGCGATTCTTTAAGGAGACCTTCGGAGTAAGCTTTATTACTTATCTAAATGACTACAGGCTTTCAATGGCGGCGCGCCTGCTACTTTCCACCGAGGAAAATATCTTAGAGATTTCACAGCAGGTGGGCTTTGAAAACCTGTCTCATTTTAACAGGCAGTTTAAAAAGAAGTACAGCAAGACCCCCAAGGAGTACCGTATAAACAAATAA
- a CDS encoding ABC transporter permease encodes MISFKDYFLVQLKRILKILPGTIVMLAIFAVLCGTIAYALINNESILAEHQRYKLGVVGDTSDDMLTMGIELLENNDDSRFMLEIVRLNDESKAKAALREGAISAYVLVNDDFINSLNALSNDMSLEYFATSGQRGITNVMMDEIADIASNLVVNSEKGLLSLRKQMEDAGYPAEVINGNTNELLALYIGAMLARTDMAEIKDLGLSDGLSTEQYYSISLSLFFLLLMSFCGVSLFLDDKKATHKFVSAKGLGAVRQILAEFLAYFLMNLFCVEVILFCVRRLSNIGAISSESAEMIGDSLFIKSEINIIPTIILFSALGFLIFEAISGVINKCLAAFFLYTGMAYISGYFYPKSFFPDALQRIGGVLPTGVAFRYMEGLQRESFSSITSSRMMVGAYISLLQCYLLIAAYTTVCVLGAIIVRGLKIRK; translated from the coding sequence ATGATTAGCTTCAAAGATTATTTCCTGGTACAACTGAAAAGAATTCTAAAAATCCTTCCTGGAACTATCGTGATGCTGGCTATTTTTGCAGTCCTTTGCGGGACTATAGCCTATGCTTTGATTAATAATGAATCGATACTTGCGGAACATCAGCGATACAAGCTTGGTGTAGTTGGAGATACTTCAGATGATATGCTTACTATGGGCATAGAGCTTCTTGAAAACAATGACGATTCTCGTTTTATGCTGGAAATAGTGCGGTTGAATGATGAGTCTAAGGCGAAGGCGGCATTGCGCGAGGGAGCTATTTCAGCCTATGTTTTGGTAAACGACGATTTTATAAATTCGTTGAATGCGTTATCCAATGATATGAGTTTAGAATATTTTGCAACTTCAGGCCAAAGAGGAATAACTAATGTGATGATGGATGAAATTGCAGACATCGCATCTAATCTTGTAGTCAATTCGGAAAAAGGATTACTTTCGCTGAGGAAGCAAATGGAAGATGCAGGATATCCTGCAGAGGTGATAAATGGCAATACAAATGAGCTTCTAGCCCTTTATATTGGGGCAATGCTGGCCAGAACAGACATGGCAGAGATTAAGGATTTAGGTCTATCTGACGGTTTGTCTACAGAGCAATATTACAGCATTTCCTTGAGTTTATTTTTCTTACTTTTGATGTCATTTTGTGGAGTGAGCCTTTTTCTGGATGATAAAAAAGCAACCCATAAGTTTGTTAGCGCAAAAGGACTTGGAGCGGTTAGGCAGATTCTTGCGGAATTCCTAGCCTATTTTTTAATGAATTTATTTTGTGTAGAAGTAATCTTATTCTGTGTAAGAAGACTTTCAAATATAGGTGCCATTTCTAGTGAAAGTGCTGAAATGATTGGAGATTCTTTATTTATTAAATCAGAGATTAACATAATTCCGACGATAATTCTCTTCTCTGCATTAGGATTTTTGATATTTGAAGCTATCTCAGGAGTGATTAACAAGTGCTTGGCAGCTTTTTTTCTTTACACAGGCATGGCATACATTTCCGGATACTTTTATCCGAAGTCTTTTTTCCCAGATGCACTTCAGAGGATAGGGGGTGTTCTTCCAACAGGTGTTGCTTTTAGATATATGGAAGGGCTTCAGCGCGAATCTTTTTCATCAATTACTTCAAGTCGGATGATGGTTGGAGCCTATATTAGCCTGCTGCAATGCTATTTACTTATAGCTGCATATACTACTGTGTGTGTTTTAGGGGCAATTATCGTTAGAGGACTAAAAATTCGAAAATGA
- a CDS encoding glycogen/starch/alpha-glucan phosphorylase, protein MTANEYIKVRFGRHMDQCTNEEIYIGLLEYVKDKAQDKEIKGGKKKLYYISAEFLIGKLLSNNLINLGLYDEVQKELEACGKSLAEIEEIEVEPSLGNGGLGRLAACFLDSIATLGLNGDGVGLAYHMGLFKQVFNNNLQNEVPNPWMSEHSWMTKTDKTYQVDFGGFNVQSRMYDIDVTGYDSVTTKLHLFDVETVDESIIKDGINFDKGEFTKNLTLFLYPDDSDDNGRLLRVYQQYFMVSNAAQLILDEAVEKGSNLYDLADYAVIQINDTHPSMVIPELIRLLQIRGLTMDEAIDVVSKCTAYTNHTILAEALEKWPIHFMMKAVPQLMPIIRELHNRIAKKVNDPDVDIIKDGLVHMAHMDIHYGISINGVAALHTDILKETELHKFYELYPEKFNNKTNGITFRRWLLYCNPELSKLIEELIGPGFKKDATELKKLEQFMNDDAVVQRFLDVKNTRKTVLKNYLAKTQGIEIDDNSVYDIQIKRLHEYKRQQMNALYVINKYFEIKEGKKPARPITVIFGAKAAPAYVIAKDIIHLILCLSEIIAKDPEVSPYLKVVMVENYNVTLAEKLIPACDIHEQISLASKEASGTSNMKFMLNGAVAIGTMDGANVEMHDFVGDDNIYIFGEDSDTVIKRYADASYCSRDYYEKDANLKKCVDFIVSDKLMEVGQKENLERLYNELLNKDWFMTFPDFKDYCQTKEKAYKDFENRTEWGRKMIKNIANAGFFSSDRTIAQYNEDIWHL, encoded by the coding sequence ATGACAGCTAACGAGTATATCAAGGTAAGATTTGGCAGACACATGGACCAGTGCACAAATGAAGAGATTTACATCGGTCTTTTGGAGTATGTAAAGGACAAGGCACAGGATAAGGAAATCAAGGGTGGCAAGAAGAAGCTCTACTACATCAGTGCAGAATTCTTAATTGGAAAGCTTCTTTCAAATAACCTTATTAATCTTGGTCTTTATGACGAGGTTCAGAAGGAGCTTGAGGCTTGTGGAAAGTCACTTGCAGAAATTGAGGAGATTGAGGTTGAACCTTCACTTGGTAACGGTGGTCTTGGAAGACTTGCAGCTTGCTTCCTTGATTCAATCGCAACACTTGGACTTAATGGTGATGGTGTAGGTCTTGCATACCACATGGGTCTTTTCAAGCAGGTATTTAATAACAATCTTCAGAACGAGGTACCAAACCCTTGGATGTCTGAGCACAGCTGGATGACAAAGACAGACAAGACATACCAGGTAGATTTCGGTGGCTTCAACGTTCAGTCAAGAATGTATGATATAGATGTTACAGGTTATGATTCAGTAACAACAAAGCTTCATCTTTTCGATGTAGAAACAGTAGATGAGAGTATTATTAAAGATGGAATTAATTTTGATAAGGGCGAGTTTACAAAGAACCTTACACTTTTTCTTTATCCAGATGATTCAGATGATAACGGTAGATTACTCCGTGTATATCAGCAGTACTTCATGGTAAGCAACGCAGCTCAGCTTATCTTAGATGAGGCTGTAGAGAAGGGTTCTAACCTTTACGACCTTGCTGATTACGCAGTTATTCAGATAAACGATACACATCCATCAATGGTTATTCCAGAGCTTATTCGACTCCTTCAGATTCGCGGGCTTACTATGGACGAGGCAATTGATGTGGTTTCTAAATGTACTGCCTACACAAACCACACAATCCTCGCTGAAGCTCTCGAGAAGTGGCCAATCCACTTCATGATGAAGGCTGTTCCACAGCTCATGCCTATAATTCGCGAGCTTCACAACCGCATCGCAAAGAAGGTAAACGACCCAGATGTAGACATCATCAAGGATGGTCTTGTACACATGGCACACATGGACATCCACTATGGTATTTCTATCAACGGTGTTGCTGCCCTTCACACAGATATTCTTAAGGAGACAGAGCTTCACAAGTTCTACGAGCTCTATCCTGAGAAGTTCAACAACAAGACAAATGGTATCACATTCCGTCGTTGGTTATTATATTGCAACCCAGAGCTTTCAAAGCTTATTGAAGAGCTTATCGGACCAGGCTTCAAGAAGGATGCTACAGAGCTTAAGAAGCTGGAGCAGTTTATGAATGATGATGCTGTTGTACAGCGTTTCCTTGATGTAAAGAACACTCGAAAGACGGTTCTCAAGAACTACCTTGCTAAGACACAGGGAATCGAAATTGATGATAACTCTGTTTACGATATCCAGATTAAGAGACTTCACGAGTACAAGAGACAGCAGATGAATGCTCTCTATGTAATCAACAAGTATTTTGAGATTAAGGAAGGCAAGAAGCCAGCTCGTCCAATCACTGTCATCTTCGGTGCAAAGGCAGCTCCAGCATACGTAATTGCTAAGGATATTATTCATCTTATCCTTTGCCTCTCTGAAATCATTGCAAAGGATCCAGAGGTAAGCCCATACCTTAAGGTTGTTATGGTTGAAAACTACAACGTAACACTTGCAGAGAAGCTCATCCCAGCATGTGATATCCACGAGCAGATTTCACTTGCTTCCAAGGAGGCATCTGGTACATCAAACATGAAGTTTATGCTTAACGGCGCTGTTGCCATCGGTACAATGGATGGTGCTAACGTTGAGATGCACGATTTTGTAGGTGACGATAACATCTACATCTTCGGCGAGGATTCAGACACAGTTATTAAGCGTTATGCTGATGCAAGCTACTGCTCACGCGACTACTACGAGAAGGATGCAAATCTTAAGAAGTGTGTTGATTTCATCGTTTCAGACAAGCTTATGGAAGTTGGTCAGAAGGAGAATCTTGAGCGTCTCTACAACGAGCTCCTTAACAAGGACTGGTTTATGACATTCCCAGATTTCAAGGATTACTGCCAGACTAAGGAAAAGGCTTACAAGGATTTCGAGAACCGCACAGAGTGGGGCCGAAAGATGATAAAGAATATCGCAAACGCAGGCTTCTTCTCGTCAGATCGTACAATTGCTCAGTACAATGAAGATATTTGGCATTTATAA
- a CDS encoding nucleotidyltransferase family protein — protein sequence MVNHYTMPIDEIINRVVAIAHKYNVERLDLFGSFALGTASERSDIDFIVRGCSDIDNFEEEVNNIPTLRKIDIFNYDEVCSDLLREDMDKYGKQIF from the coding sequence ATGGTAAACCATTATACAATGCCAATTGATGAAATAATTAACCGAGTAGTCGCTATTGCGCATAAATATAATGTGGAAAGATTAGATCTTTTTGGTTCATTTGCGTTAGGAACAGCATCTGAAAGAAGTGATATAGATTTTATTGTTAGAGGATGTAGTGATATTGATAATTTCGAGGAAGAGGTTAACAACATACCTACACTCAGAAAAATTGACATTTTTAATTATGATGAAGTTTGCAGTGACTTGCTAAGGGAGGATATGGATAAGTATGGAAAGCAAATATTTTAA
- a CDS encoding HI0074 family nucleotidyltransferase substrate-binding subunit: protein MESKYFNRYQSLCRSLENLRQSRGADIDDQFVLPATVQNYNLTFDLSWKVLKELVTHEFGMTDFAAGSPREALKSAFSVGLISDDRWMDMLRVRNTLAHDYDGQVALRYFDDIVGDYFTLIEAMVMDIAQYYKE from the coding sequence ATGGAAAGCAAATATTTTAATAGATATCAGAGCCTTTGCAGGAGCCTTGAAAACTTGAGACAATCAAGAGGTGCAGATATTGATGATCAGTTTGTTTTACCAGCAACAGTTCAGAATTATAATCTTACTTTTGATTTATCTTGGAAGGTGTTAAAGGAATTAGTGACCCATGAATTTGGAATGACTGATTTTGCAGCGGGGTCACCAAGAGAAGCATTGAAATCAGCTTTTTCAGTTGGACTGATTAGTGATGACAGATGGATGGATATGCTCAGAGTTAGAAACACTTTGGCTCATGATTATGATGGACAGGTTGCATTAAGATATTTTGATGATATTGTTGGTGATTATTTCACTTTAATTGAAGCTATGGTTATGGATATTGCACAGTACTATAAGGAATAG
- a CDS encoding ABC transporter permease, with product MLKRLFKKKSYILMLLLVPLMVFLLRFIGEDNGGIMTVGICIMGDDASSIIFRASIPEETSPIHYEFYESKESLIEAVENNTVDEAWIVPKNLDGIVETVAKNEIPLESVEIVVRENGLSHLLGREILCSKIYPSVAKQLLINYMNARVYGGNMTEQQQAELMEAFDSFALSESLFNAGYVDASEVEDTSIILMPLRGILALWLMLCGIATSMYYLEDQENGLFIWWHIRAIFIRELGYYLVAFIAPSVVVLISLAYSESFTTVSRELPALFLYILATIILSIILRLVVPDKKHIGILIPALIILNSLLSPVFIDFKELRQIQKCCPAFHYLSSIHDIYYLKTLFVYTVLLGGLAVLLFKLPVKMRQVFKAHLL from the coding sequence TTGCTAAAACGATTATTTAAAAAGAAAAGTTATATATTAATGCTACTGCTGGTGCCTCTTATGGTCTTTCTTCTCAGATTTATAGGTGAAGATAATGGTGGTATCATGACTGTTGGTATTTGCATAATGGGAGACGATGCCAGCTCAATCATTTTCAGGGCGAGCATTCCTGAAGAAACTAGCCCAATTCATTATGAATTTTATGAATCAAAAGAATCTCTGATTGAGGCAGTGGAAAATAACACCGTCGATGAGGCATGGATTGTGCCAAAGAATTTGGATGGTATTGTAGAAACTGTAGCGAAAAATGAAATCCCCCTTGAAAGTGTGGAGATAGTTGTTCGTGAAAATGGATTATCTCATCTTCTAGGCAGGGAGATTCTGTGTAGCAAGATATACCCATCGGTTGCTAAGCAGTTGTTGATAAACTATATGAATGCCAGAGTCTATGGTGGAAACATGACAGAACAGCAACAGGCAGAATTAATGGAAGCCTTTGACAGCTTTGCTCTATCAGAAAGCTTATTTAATGCAGGTTATGTGGATGCTTCTGAAGTGGAAGATACATCCATTATACTGATGCCTCTTCGCGGAATATTAGCTCTTTGGCTTATGCTTTGTGGAATTGCCACATCCATGTATTATCTTGAGGATCAGGAAAATGGACTTTTTATTTGGTGGCATATCAGGGCTATTTTTATCAGAGAATTGGGATACTATCTAGTGGCCTTTATAGCTCCATCCGTTGTTGTGTTAATTAGCCTGGCTTATAGCGAAAGTTTCACAACAGTATCCCGTGAGCTTCCCGCACTTTTCTTGTATATCTTAGCCACTATCATTTTATCCATAATATTGAGGTTAGTTGTGCCAGATAAAAAGCATATAGGAATATTAATCCCAGCTTTAATAATTCTAAACTCGCTTTTATCTCCAGTGTTTATTGACTTTAAAGAGCTTCGCCAAATACAAAAATGCTGCCCGGCATTTCATTACCTGAGCAGCATCCATGATATATATTATTTGAAGACATTATTTGTTTATACGGTACTCCTTGGGGGTCTTGCTGTACTTCTTTTTAAACTGCCTGTTAAAATGAGACAGGTTTTCAAAGCCCACCTGCTGTGA